In one window of Posidoniimonas corsicana DNA:
- a CDS encoding Lnb N-terminal periplasmic domain-containing protein, translating into MPRSPRYALRVALLCGLACALAGCKSTPKLDPKLADRIQPSNFRDWMPDQAVLPTADIRGNQVTVKNVRYCKHLAPGEYVVDYYDKSFDIERVRAVDFITMPFGAVPSLAHTLVSFEIAPEAPMAEPEHLAISVEVRKEKDEPNYNPILSAMRQYEIMYVVADERDLLREQAVVNCEDVFLYRTTAPAAAAQEMLLSMLNRANELSREPQFYDLFTNNCTTNIAEHVNLIRPNRIVYDVGVLLPGLSDRKAYAEGLIDGEGSFEQIKARANITRRAQLADGSEDFSRAIRR; encoded by the coding sequence ATGCCCCGGTCACCGCGATATGCGCTGCGCGTCGCCCTGCTCTGCGGGCTGGCGTGCGCGCTGGCGGGGTGCAAATCGACACCCAAGCTCGACCCAAAGCTGGCCGACCGGATCCAGCCGTCCAACTTCCGCGACTGGATGCCCGACCAGGCCGTGCTGCCCACCGCCGACATCCGCGGCAACCAGGTCACGGTGAAAAACGTCCGCTACTGCAAGCACCTGGCGCCGGGCGAGTACGTCGTGGACTACTACGACAAGTCGTTCGACATCGAGCGGGTCCGCGCGGTCGACTTCATCACGATGCCGTTCGGCGCCGTGCCGAGCCTGGCGCACACGCTGGTCAGCTTCGAAATCGCCCCCGAGGCGCCGATGGCAGAACCAGAGCACCTGGCGATCAGCGTCGAAGTGCGCAAAGAGAAGGACGAGCCCAACTACAACCCGATCCTCAGCGCCATGCGGCAGTACGAGATCATGTACGTCGTGGCGGACGAGCGGGACCTGCTCCGCGAGCAGGCCGTGGTCAACTGCGAGGACGTTTTCCTCTACCGCACTACCGCGCCGGCGGCGGCCGCCCAGGAAATGCTGCTGAGCATGCTCAACCGCGCAAACGAGCTGTCCCGCGAGCCGCAGTTCTACGACCTCTTCACCAACAACTGCACAACCAACATCGCCGAGCATGTCAATCTGATCCGCCCCAACCGCATCGTGTACGACGTTGGCGTGCTGCTGCCTGGCCTGTCGGATCGCAAGGCTTACGCCGAGGGGCTGATCGACGGCGAGGGGAGCTTCGAGCAGATCAAGGCCCGGGCCAACATCACCCGCCGCGCACAGCTTGCCGACGGCAGCGAAGACTTCTCGCGGGCCATCCGACGCTAG
- a CDS encoding outer membrane protein assembly factor BamB family protein, which translates to MALLLTLITRPALRAACVAAALVATTGVAAAGDLVTNSQARRHGLTRQWFSQARVDPARSRIESAVLEGDRLFVLTSAGALQSFDANTGEVMWTAVVGNPGYPSMGPVASPTHIAVVNGGEVYVLDRTTGEVVLRRSTSSGIAAAPAISSGYVYVPQFSGRVDAFPITEKAVMPWHFTSAGRIFEDAVSSPKSIVWSTDRGYLYVADPDAGSVRFRFESTQPIVAPATTYQGSIYAASLDGYVYSLNEQNGAQAWRYACGSPVTESPVAVDDSVMVVSDEPALHCLDAKTGEVRWVARGVDRFVSASPERVYALDRIGNMVVLDRAHGTVRSRAPIAGEYHAVLNEQTDRLYIFTDNGLLQCLHEVGLEEPKLHAPKVDAAAPAPGEAVEEPISAQDAVEQPMEEEPEPEDDPTGNDPFLGGGADDPFGGGAPDPFGAGGSDDPFGGAGGSDDPFGGGGGDDPF; encoded by the coding sequence ATGGCTTTGCTCTTGACGCTCATCACCCGTCCCGCGCTCCGCGCAGCGTGCGTGGCCGCAGCCCTGGTCGCGACCACAGGCGTCGCAGCCGCGGGCGACCTCGTGACCAACTCGCAGGCCCGCCGGCACGGCCTTACCCGCCAGTGGTTCTCGCAGGCCCGCGTCGACCCTGCCCGGTCGCGCATCGAGAGCGCGGTGCTGGAGGGCGACCGGCTGTTCGTGCTGACGTCCGCCGGCGCTCTGCAGTCGTTCGACGCCAACACGGGCGAGGTGATGTGGACCGCCGTGGTGGGGAACCCGGGGTACCCGAGCATGGGGCCGGTGGCGTCGCCGACGCACATCGCCGTGGTCAACGGCGGCGAGGTGTACGTGCTGGACCGCACCACCGGGGAGGTGGTGCTGCGGCGTTCGACGTCCAGCGGCATCGCGGCCGCGCCGGCGATCTCGTCGGGCTACGTGTACGTCCCGCAGTTCAGCGGCCGTGTTGACGCGTTCCCGATCACCGAGAAGGCGGTGATGCCCTGGCACTTCACCTCCGCCGGCCGCATTTTTGAAGACGCCGTCTCGAGCCCCAAGAGCATCGTGTGGTCGACCGACCGCGGCTACCTCTACGTGGCGGACCCCGACGCCGGCAGCGTTCGATTCCGCTTCGAGTCGACGCAGCCGATCGTCGCCCCCGCGACTACCTACCAGGGCTCAATCTACGCCGCTTCGCTCGACGGGTACGTCTACTCGCTGAACGAGCAGAACGGCGCCCAGGCCTGGCGGTACGCGTGCGGATCGCCGGTGACCGAGTCACCCGTGGCGGTCGATGACTCGGTAATGGTTGTCTCGGATGAGCCCGCCCTGCACTGCCTCGACGCCAAGACCGGCGAGGTGCGGTGGGTGGCCCGCGGGGTCGACCGGTTTGTCAGCGCCAGCCCAGAGCGGGTCTACGCCCTCGACCGGATCGGCAACATGGTGGTGCTGGACCGCGCCCACGGCACGGTCCGCAGCCGGGCGCCGATTGCCGGGGAGTACCACGCGGTGCTCAACGAGCAGACCGACCGCCTGTACATCTTTACCGACAACGGCCTGCTGCAGTGCCTGCACGAGGTCGGGCTAGAAGAGCCTAAGCTCCACGCGCCAAAGGTCGACGCCGCCGCGCCCGCGCCGGGCGAAGCGGTCGAGGAGCCAATCTCGGCCCAGGACGCCGTCGAGCAGCCGATGGAAGAGGAGCCGGAGCCCGAAGACGATCCAACCGGCAACGACCCGTTCCTTGGGGGCGGGGCCGACGACCCGTTCGGCGGCGGGGCCCCCGACCCCTTCGGCGCAGGCGGGTCCGACGATCCGTTTGGCGGCGCAGGTGGGTCCGACGATCCCTTCGGCGGCGGTGGCGGGGACGACCCGTTCTAA
- a CDS encoding tetratricopeptide repeat protein — MISPHLQRAQILIEQHRCRDAEKELGLAIGQDPDDAWAHALLAICLSDRGAHHEASERARQAVGLAPDSPQVRQLAARVELSRNALDTAERLFTEAIQLNPGDEDSYAGRASVHARRKAWRAALADVDQALAIDPENIEAINLRSLANRGLGRSDAGRQDVEQALRVDPNDAASHANLGWSCLERHDLTQAERHFREALRLDPSLEWARVGVLETTKARFPIYRWLLSYFLWMARLTGKAQFAILFGLYFVNRAVSSAAEAYPAWAPVLQPLSWLYLMFCVMTWFIQPLGNATLLLHPFARMALNKREKTEALIVGGLFTTMLSLIVGSFFDPTNICKALTLLLGVPALPFGLSWRFKHPKPWRIMMLITSGVLLCELAFCIQVALNVGWVALPTGSLGLVSLGAQLFLFSPLAVLIGANLLAAKNWRLQ; from the coding sequence TTGATCTCCCCCCACCTACAGCGTGCTCAGATCCTGATCGAGCAGCACCGCTGCCGCGACGCCGAGAAGGAGCTGGGCCTGGCCATCGGCCAGGACCCCGACGACGCCTGGGCGCACGCGCTGCTGGCGATCTGCCTGTCCGACCGCGGCGCCCACCACGAGGCGAGCGAGCGGGCCAGGCAGGCGGTTGGCCTGGCGCCCGACTCGCCACAGGTCCGGCAGCTGGCGGCGCGGGTCGAGCTGTCCCGCAACGCGCTCGACACAGCCGAGCGGCTGTTCACCGAGGCGATCCAGCTGAACCCGGGCGACGAGGACTCGTACGCCGGCCGCGCGTCGGTTCACGCCCGCCGCAAGGCATGGCGGGCCGCGTTGGCGGACGTCGACCAGGCGCTGGCGATCGACCCGGAGAACATCGAGGCGATCAACCTCCGCTCTCTGGCCAACCGCGGGCTCGGCCGCTCGGACGCGGGGCGGCAGGACGTGGAGCAAGCGTTGCGGGTCGACCCCAACGACGCCGCCTCGCACGCCAACCTCGGCTGGTCCTGCTTGGAGCGGCACGACCTCACCCAGGCCGAGCGGCACTTCCGCGAGGCGCTGCGACTCGACCCGTCGCTCGAGTGGGCGCGGGTCGGTGTGCTGGAGACCACCAAGGCCCGGTTCCCCATCTACCGCTGGCTGCTGAGTTACTTCCTGTGGATGGCGCGGCTGACCGGGAAGGCCCAGTTCGCCATCCTGTTCGGGCTGTACTTCGTGAACAGGGCGGTCAGCAGCGCGGCCGAGGCCTACCCCGCCTGGGCGCCGGTGCTGCAGCCCCTCTCCTGGCTGTACCTGATGTTCTGCGTCATGACCTGGTTCATCCAGCCGCTGGGCAACGCCACGCTGCTGCTGCACCCGTTCGCCCGGATGGCGCTCAACAAGCGCGAGAAGACCGAGGCGCTGATCGTCGGCGGGCTGTTCACCACAATGCTGTCGCTGATCGTAGGCAGCTTCTTCGACCCCACAAACATTTGCAAGGCGCTGACGTTGCTGCTCGGAGTACCCGCGCTGCCATTTGGCTTGAGCTGGCGATTCAAGCACCCCAAGCCATGGCGGATCATGATGCTGATCACTTCCGGCGTGCTGCTATGTGAGCTCGCGTTCTGCATTCAGGTAGCCTTGAATGTGGGGTGGGTTGCACTTCCAACCGGGTCACTCGGCCTGGTATCGCTGGGCGCACAGCTGTTCCTGTTCTCGCCGCTGGCGGTGCTGATCGGTGCCAACCTGCTAGCGGCCAAGAACTGGCGGCTGCAATAG
- a CDS encoding GNAT family N-acetyltransferase, translating into MSLARFAYRIGKAPLRRMPAWMLRVRPFTVYAIPTGHFAELADRPVAPPTETVRWATPDDTALLGEVAGHECAAQWDGVNRRAAIVTDDGQPIACVWVARQNYLDPDLDVDVRLYDGDRWLYAAVVAADRRREGVYSRLLRFVGQELHAEGAKRIVLGVTTGNHASVRAHAKWRPTPLGKATVLRVLGCVFCRCSGRVGRVSTSSGNSRNLITLQIER; encoded by the coding sequence ATGTCCCTCGCGCGATTCGCGTACAGAATCGGCAAAGCGCCCCTCCGCCGCATGCCGGCGTGGATGCTCCGCGTCCGGCCGTTCACCGTGTACGCGATCCCAACCGGCCACTTTGCGGAGCTGGCGGACCGCCCTGTGGCGCCTCCCACCGAAACCGTTCGTTGGGCCACTCCTGACGACACTGCGTTGCTAGGCGAAGTGGCGGGGCACGAGTGCGCCGCACAATGGGACGGCGTCAACCGCCGGGCGGCGATCGTGACTGACGACGGCCAACCGATCGCGTGCGTCTGGGTCGCTCGCCAGAACTACCTCGACCCCGACCTGGATGTCGACGTCCGGCTGTACGACGGCGACCGCTGGCTCTACGCGGCAGTGGTGGCGGCCGACCGCCGACGCGAGGGCGTGTACAGCCGCCTGCTTCGGTTCGTTGGGCAAGAGCTGCACGCCGAGGGCGCCAAGCGGATTGTTCTTGGGGTGACCACGGGCAATCACGCCTCAGTCCGTGCGCACGCTAAGTGGCGACCGACGCCGCTGGGCAAAGCAACCGTGCTGCGTGTGCTGGGCTGCGTGTTCTGCCGATGCTCGGGCAGAGTCGGCCGCGTCTCGACCTCAAGCGGAAACAGTCGCAACCTGATCACTCTCCAGATCGAACGCTGA
- a CDS encoding ATP-binding protein — MPTPNDPIEPLRAALEVSPDNEPLRRHLAASLTAAGRHGEAVEEYRRLLEGNPAAADLKLLLADAYLQDDRLSEAAVILEAMLDHRDPPAQACVMYARLCLREGRVEDAVTRYKQALEADPESHDEELSERLGVSATPQTSMGSDWEVDEGRLLNHAGDAAGDFQHEVERPKIAFDDVGGMKDLKEEIRVKIIYPLEHPEVYAAYGKTIGGGIMLYGPPGCGKTYLARATAGQINAGFLSIGISDVLDMYIGQSEKQLHQVFAQARANTPCVLFFDEVDALGAKRSDLRGGGQRQMINQFLAELDGVEHSNEGVLVLAATNAPWHVDPAFRRPGRFDRVMFVPPPDDEARADILRLHLAGKPTRDIDYAHLAKNTKNYSGADLKALVDLAVEAKLTESIKRGSPPQPITGADLRAAAKKHKPTTTEWFSSARNYALYANEGGLYDDVLKWIK; from the coding sequence ATGCCAACACCCAACGACCCGATCGAGCCGCTCCGCGCGGCGCTGGAAGTCTCGCCCGACAACGAACCCCTGCGCCGCCACCTGGCGGCCAGCCTGACGGCCGCGGGCCGCCACGGCGAGGCCGTGGAGGAGTACCGCCGCCTGCTGGAGGGCAATCCGGCGGCCGCCGACCTCAAACTGCTGCTGGCGGACGCGTACCTGCAGGACGACCGGCTGAGCGAGGCCGCCGTGATCCTCGAGGCGATGCTCGACCACCGCGACCCGCCCGCCCAGGCGTGCGTGATGTACGCGCGGCTCTGCCTGCGCGAGGGCCGCGTCGAGGACGCGGTGACCCGGTACAAGCAGGCCCTGGAGGCCGACCCGGAGTCGCACGACGAGGAGCTCTCCGAGCGATTGGGCGTCAGCGCGACGCCCCAGACCAGCATGGGCTCCGACTGGGAGGTCGACGAGGGCCGGCTGCTGAACCACGCGGGCGACGCCGCCGGCGACTTCCAGCATGAGGTGGAGCGGCCCAAGATCGCGTTCGACGACGTCGGCGGGATGAAGGACCTGAAGGAAGAGATCCGCGTCAAGATCATCTACCCGCTGGAGCACCCCGAGGTGTACGCCGCCTACGGCAAGACCATCGGCGGCGGGATCATGCTGTACGGCCCCCCCGGCTGCGGCAAGACCTACCTCGCGCGGGCGACCGCCGGGCAGATCAACGCCGGCTTCCTCTCGATCGGCATCAGCGACGTGCTGGACATGTACATCGGGCAGAGCGAGAAACAGCTGCACCAGGTGTTCGCCCAGGCGCGGGCCAACACGCCGTGCGTGCTGTTTTTCGACGAGGTCGACGCGCTGGGCGCCAAGCGGAGCGACCTCCGCGGCGGCGGGCAGCGGCAGATGATCAACCAGTTCCTGGCCGAGCTGGACGGCGTAGAGCACTCCAATGAGGGCGTGCTGGTCCTGGCCGCCACCAACGCCCCCTGGCACGTCGACCCGGCGTTCCGCCGGCCGGGCCGGTTCGACCGCGTGATGTTCGTGCCCCCGCCCGACGACGAGGCCCGGGCCGACATCCTGCGGCTGCACCTCGCCGGCAAGCCGACCCGCGACATCGACTACGCGCACCTGGCCAAGAACACCAAGAACTACTCCGGCGCCGACCTCAAGGCGCTGGTCGACCTGGCGGTCGAGGCCAAGCTGACCGAGAGCATCAAGCGTGGCTCGCCGCCCCAGCCCATCACCGGCGCCGACCTCCGCGCCGCCGCCAAGAAGCACAAGCCGACCACCACCGAGTGGTTCTCGTCCGCACGCAACTACGCGTTGTACGCCAACGAGGGCGGCCTGTACGACGACGTCCTCAAGTGGATCAAGTAG
- a CDS encoding BBP7 family outer membrane beta-barrel protein translates to MLRTKSILTAVLLAAACLAPARSNGAETTELAAEPLPTSAPAGPAAYQIPPAYGCTGCAGDARFAQFAPDPALRRLGPHPGACEVDWHSGRLWFKAEYLAWATKGADFPSLLTTGDAATPAADAGALDQPDTVTLFGGSKLHDDFRSGGRFTVGLWHCPEQLTGVEATLFGIDGRDIELELNSDDYPVLARPYTDAVGGDEDSLLIAYPGLLAGSTRIDADLELLGGEVMLRQAVMWRTQGRIDILAGYRHGYLNDQLVVRDTSVSLNAGSGYFPGTEIYREDLFRTKNYFHGGQIGLATRLWRGCWSLSLTTKAAYGGTRTRSTISGDTTVVTDPGGIPVFTHNDGGLLGQPTNNDFREFNDESFIGELGVTLERQIGTHTRVGLGYTFFYWDSVVRLAPLIDTNVNPTQLGGGALVGPAVPAFTLSRSDFWAQGLNASFEYQW, encoded by the coding sequence ATGCTGCGCACAAAATCCATCCTGACCGCGGTGCTGCTGGCGGCCGCCTGCCTGGCGCCCGCCCGCTCCAACGGGGCCGAAACCACCGAGCTGGCCGCCGAGCCGCTGCCCACCTCGGCGCCGGCCGGGCCCGCTGCCTACCAGATCCCGCCGGCGTACGGGTGCACGGGCTGTGCGGGCGACGCGCGTTTCGCCCAGTTCGCGCCGGACCCGGCATTGCGGCGGCTGGGACCCCACCCGGGCGCCTGCGAGGTCGACTGGCACTCCGGCCGGCTGTGGTTCAAGGCGGAGTACCTCGCCTGGGCCACCAAGGGCGCCGACTTCCCATCGCTGCTCACGACCGGCGACGCCGCCACGCCGGCTGCCGACGCGGGCGCGCTCGACCAGCCCGACACGGTCACCCTGTTTGGCGGCAGCAAGCTGCACGACGACTTCCGCTCCGGCGGCCGTTTCACCGTCGGGCTGTGGCACTGCCCGGAGCAGCTCACCGGAGTCGAGGCCACCCTGTTCGGCATCGACGGCCGCGACATCGAGCTGGAGCTTAACAGCGACGACTACCCGGTGCTCGCCCGCCCGTACACCGATGCGGTGGGAGGCGACGAGGACTCGCTGCTGATCGCCTACCCCGGCCTGCTGGCCGGCTCGACCCGCATCGACGCGGACCTGGAGCTGCTCGGCGGCGAGGTGATGCTGCGGCAGGCGGTGATGTGGCGCACCCAGGGCCGGATCGACATCCTCGCCGGCTACCGGCACGGCTACCTGAATGACCAACTGGTGGTGCGCGACACGAGCGTCTCGCTCAACGCGGGCAGCGGCTACTTCCCGGGGACCGAGATCTACCGCGAGGACCTGTTCCGCACCAAGAACTACTTCCACGGCGGTCAGATCGGCCTGGCGACCCGCCTGTGGCGCGGCTGCTGGTCGTTGAGCCTCACCACCAAGGCCGCCTACGGCGGGACCCGCACCCGAAGCACCATCAGCGGCGACACCACGGTGGTGACCGACCCCGGCGGCATCCCGGTCTTCACCCACAACGACGGCGGCCTGCTCGGCCAGCCCACCAACAATGACTTCCGCGAGTTCAATGACGAATCGTTCATCGGTGAGCTGGGCGTCACGCTCGAACGCCAGATCGGCACGCACACCCGCGTGGGCCTCGGGTACACTTTCTTCTACTGGGACAGCGTCGTGCGGCTGGCGCCGCTGATCGACACCAACGTCAACCCGACGCAGCTGGGCGGCGGCGCGCTGGTCGGCCCGGCCGTGCCGGCGTTCACGCTCTCACGGAGCGACTTCTGGGCGCAGGGGCTCAATGCCTCGTTCGAGTACCAGTGGTAG
- a CDS encoding secondary thiamine-phosphate synthase enzyme YjbQ, whose protein sequence is MKSFRKELWFNLPARMEFVNITSDVEQYVRESGVQEGMALVNAMHITASVFINDDEPGLHRDYKKWLEELAPFDASPERYHHNRTGEDNADAHHKRQIMGREVVVAITEGKLDFGPWEQIFYGEFDGRRKKRALVKIIGE, encoded by the coding sequence ATGAAGTCGTTTCGCAAAGAGCTGTGGTTCAACCTGCCCGCCCGCATGGAGTTTGTGAACATCACCTCCGACGTCGAGCAGTACGTCCGCGAGAGCGGCGTGCAGGAGGGGATGGCGCTCGTGAACGCGATGCACATCACGGCATCGGTGTTCATTAACGACGACGAGCCCGGCCTGCACCGCGACTACAAGAAGTGGCTGGAGGAGCTGGCGCCGTTTGACGCCTCGCCCGAGCGGTACCACCACAACCGCACCGGCGAGGACAACGCCGACGCGCACCACAAGCGGCAGATCATGGGCCGCGAGGTGGTGGTGGCGATCACCGAGGGCAAGCTCGACTTCGGCCCCTGGGAGCAGATCTTCTACGGCGAGTTCGACGGCCGCCGGAAGAAGCGGGCCCTGGTGAAGATCATCGGGGAGTGA
- a CDS encoding multiheme c-type cytochrome, producing MPGQTTFFLRRWPILLGLLMIAIGAGVWADYRRAAPPDAMAKATYVGGQACVECHQTEHQAWAGSHHDLAMELATDESVLGDFDDFTFERLGVTTRFFRDGDRYMVNTEGPDGEHHDYHVKYTFGYEPLQQYMVEFPDGRVQVLRVSWDTAKKEWFYVPPPDVTEERLLPDDPLHWTGVAQNWNTTCAECHSTNLQKNYDLATDTYHTTFSEIDVSCEECHGPGSLHIALANRNSLFWDRNHGYGLAKLKSLDSEPQIQTCAKCHSRRHGVHPEFRPGPHFNDSYEVTPLYAGLYHADGQIQDEVYVYGSFLQSKMHAKGVRCTDCHDPHSLKPKFEGNALCAQCHIPAQYDTPAHHHHVAGTPGASCVECHMPETTYMVVDPRRDHSIRIPRPDLSVQLGTPNACNKCHVKPDEDAQWAADAVEKWYGPNRRDDPHWAPAIAAGRAGEPEGEPLLTAAVRRETTPAIVQATAVELLGQYNTPSSNAVKEQALESFSPLVRLAAVRSISPETAAGMVETLAPLLTDPVRSVRIEAARRLAPLPEQAFTSQQFLDRKAGLEEFRTEQRMHSERAAAHNNLGELARVQGDPKTAAREFRIAMKLEPWLAGPRRYLAEVLSSSGGDPAEIRRLYDEEIPLLERDTELAPGNAALWYELGRLRVVTGQYGPAVEAFRQACELAPGDYRFRLMLALGLERLHEQTGERRHFDEAVESLRKLEELNPDSPDAKGILQRMIQTRRGQDGRSTRPDPEPESAGE from the coding sequence ATGCCCGGCCAGACTACCTTCTTCCTGCGACGCTGGCCGATCCTGCTGGGGCTGCTGATGATCGCTATCGGTGCCGGCGTGTGGGCCGACTACCGCCGCGCCGCGCCGCCTGACGCGATGGCCAAGGCGACCTACGTGGGGGGGCAGGCCTGCGTCGAGTGCCACCAGACGGAGCACCAGGCGTGGGCCGGCAGCCACCACGACCTCGCCATGGAGCTCGCCACCGACGAATCCGTGCTGGGCGACTTTGACGACTTCACCTTCGAGCGGCTGGGCGTCACGACCCGGTTCTTCCGCGACGGCGACCGCTACATGGTCAACACCGAAGGCCCCGACGGCGAGCACCACGACTACCACGTCAAGTACACGTTCGGCTACGAGCCGCTGCAGCAGTACATGGTCGAGTTCCCCGACGGCCGCGTGCAGGTGCTGAGGGTCTCGTGGGACACGGCCAAGAAGGAGTGGTTCTACGTGCCGCCGCCAGATGTGACCGAAGAGCGGCTCCTGCCCGACGACCCACTCCATTGGACCGGTGTGGCGCAGAACTGGAACACCACCTGCGCGGAGTGCCACTCGACCAACCTGCAGAAAAACTACGACCTGGCCACCGACACCTACCACACCACCTTCAGCGAGATCGACGTCAGCTGCGAGGAGTGCCACGGGCCGGGCAGCCTGCACATCGCGCTGGCCAACCGCAACTCGCTGTTCTGGGACCGCAACCACGGCTACGGGCTGGCGAAGCTGAAGTCGCTTGACTCGGAGCCGCAGATCCAGACCTGCGCCAAGTGCCACTCCCGCCGGCACGGCGTGCACCCCGAGTTCCGGCCCGGCCCGCACTTCAATGACAGCTACGAGGTGACTCCGCTGTACGCCGGCCTGTACCACGCCGACGGCCAGATCCAGGACGAGGTGTACGTTTACGGCTCGTTCCTGCAGAGCAAGATGCACGCCAAGGGCGTCCGCTGCACGGACTGCCACGACCCTCACTCGCTGAAGCCAAAGTTTGAGGGCAACGCGCTGTGCGCCCAGTGCCACATCCCCGCCCAGTACGACACGCCCGCCCACCACCACCACGTTGCCGGCACGCCAGGCGCGAGCTGTGTCGAGTGCCACATGCCGGAGACCACCTACATGGTGGTCGACCCGCGTCGCGACCACAGCATCCGTATCCCGCGGCCCGACCTGTCGGTCCAGCTCGGCACGCCCAACGCGTGCAACAAATGCCACGTTAAGCCGGACGAGGACGCGCAGTGGGCGGCCGACGCGGTCGAGAAGTGGTACGGCCCCAACCGCCGAGACGACCCCCACTGGGCGCCCGCCATCGCGGCGGGCCGCGCCGGCGAGCCCGAGGGCGAGCCGCTGCTTACCGCCGCCGTGCGCCGCGAGACCACGCCCGCCATCGTGCAGGCGACCGCCGTCGAGCTGTTAGGCCAGTACAACACGCCCAGCAGCAACGCGGTCAAGGAGCAAGCCCTGGAGTCGTTCAGCCCGTTGGTGCGGCTGGCGGCCGTGCGATCCATCAGCCCTGAGACCGCCGCCGGGATGGTCGAAACGCTGGCGCCGCTGCTAACCGACCCGGTCCGCAGCGTGCGGATCGAGGCCGCGCGGCGGCTCGCGCCGCTTCCTGAGCAGGCGTTTACCAGCCAGCAGTTCCTCGACCGCAAGGCAGGGCTCGAGGAGTTCCGCACCGAGCAGCGCATGCACAGCGAACGCGCCGCAGCCCACAACAACCTGGGCGAGCTGGCCCGCGTGCAGGGCGACCCCAAGACCGCCGCCCGAGAGTTCCGCATCGCGATGAAGCTCGAGCCTTGGCTGGCCGGCCCGCGGCGGTACCTGGCGGAGGTGCTGAGCAGCAGCGGCGGCGACCCCGCTGAGATCCGACGGCTGTACGACGAGGAGATCCCGCTGCTCGAGCGCGACACCGAGCTCGCGCCCGGCAACGCGGCCCTGTGGTACGAGCTGGGCCGCCTGCGGGTGGTGACCGGCCAGTACGGACCGGCCGTCGAGGCGTTCCGCCAGGCGTGCGAGCTGGCGCCCGGCGACTACCGATTCCGGCTGATGCTGGCGCTCGGCCTGGAGCGGCTGCACGAGCAGACGGGCGAGCGGCGGCACTTCGACGAGGCGGTCGAGTCGCTCCGCAAGCTGGAGGAGCTTAACCCCGACAGCCCCGACGCCAAGGGGATCCTGCAACGGATGATCCAGACCCGCCGCGGGCAGGACGGGCGGAGTACTCGGCCCGACCCCGAGCCTGAATCGGCCGGTGAATAG